Proteins found in one Methylosinus sp. PW1 genomic segment:
- the zigA gene encoding zinc metallochaperone GTPase ZigA: MAQNPDLRLPVTVLSGFLGAGKTTLLNHVLNNREGRRVAVIVNDMSEVNIDADLIREGGAELSRTDEKLVEMTNGCICCTLRDDLLAEVRRLGEEGRFDYLLIESTGIAEPLPVASTFSFRDENGASLSDLARLDTMVTVVDAASLLQDYGSNDFLRDRGEVAGEDDDRTLVDLLVEQIEFADVIVLNKASAVSDERLALVRKVVKSLNADARIVETDFGAAPMDAILDTGLFDEEKAERHPLWRKALYSPEEHAPESEQYGIESFVYRARRPFHPEKFNAFINATWPGLVRARGHFWLATRPKWVGEFSIAGVIARVTAMGYWWIAVPKQHWPDHPDWKRHFERNWDEVWGDRRQELVFIGIGMDEAAIRAALDACLVGPQKPKRFDASAYRSLVDPFPAWESADAA; encoded by the coding sequence ATGGCTCAGAACCCCGACCTTCGCCTCCCCGTCACCGTCCTCTCCGGCTTTCTCGGGGCCGGAAAGACGACGCTGCTCAATCATGTTCTCAATAATCGCGAGGGCCGGCGCGTCGCCGTCATCGTGAACGATATGAGCGAGGTGAACATTGACGCCGACCTCATCCGCGAAGGCGGCGCAGAGCTGTCGCGCACCGACGAGAAGCTCGTCGAAATGACCAATGGCTGCATCTGCTGCACCTTGCGCGACGATCTGCTCGCGGAGGTGCGGCGCCTCGGCGAGGAAGGCCGCTTCGATTATCTGCTGATCGAGAGCACGGGCATCGCCGAGCCGCTGCCGGTCGCCAGCACCTTCTCCTTTCGCGACGAGAATGGCGCCAGCCTCTCCGATCTCGCGCGGCTCGACACGATGGTCACCGTCGTCGACGCGGCCAGCCTGCTGCAGGACTATGGATCGAACGACTTTCTGCGCGACCGCGGCGAGGTCGCCGGCGAGGACGACGACCGCACCCTCGTCGATCTCCTCGTCGAGCAGATCGAATTCGCCGACGTCATCGTCCTCAACAAGGCCTCGGCGGTGTCGGACGAGCGGCTGGCGCTGGTGCGCAAAGTGGTGAAGTCGCTGAACGCCGACGCGCGCATCGTCGAGACAGATTTCGGCGCGGCGCCGATGGACGCCATTCTCGACACCGGCCTCTTCGACGAGGAGAAGGCGGAGCGCCATCCGCTATGGCGCAAGGCGCTCTACAGCCCGGAAGAGCATGCGCCGGAGTCTGAGCAATATGGAATAGAGAGCTTCGTCTATCGGGCGCGGCGTCCGTTCCACCCCGAAAAATTCAACGCTTTCATCAATGCGACCTGGCCGGGACTGGTGCGCGCCAGGGGGCATTTCTGGCTCGCCACCCGGCCGAAATGGGTCGGCGAATTCTCGATCGCCGGCGTGATCGCCCGCGTGACGGCCATGGGCTATTGGTGGATCGCCGTGCCGAAGCAGCATTGGCCCGACCACCCCGATTGGAAACGCCATTTCGAGCGCAATTGGGACGAGGTCTGGGGCGATCGCCGGCAGGAGCTGGTCTTCATCGGAATCGGCATGGACGAGGCCGCGATTCGCGCCGCGCTCGACGCCTGCCTCGTCGGGCCGCAAAAGCCGAAGCGTTTCGACGCCTCCGCCTATCGCTCGCTCGTCGATCCCTTCCCCGCTTGGGAGAGCGCCGATGCTGCGTGA
- a CDS encoding DUF1826 domain-containing protein: MLRDEAAAPPSSSARRLMQSRSICLLPRELEPRIAEALDAMSLAQPLRLRVTGAEETLPRALLDALDEAALAPKWLAEWLASDVMRLARLYREATRAGELRVRLETIADDACRLFHVDFVRFRLVTTYRGPGTQWVAPGPDADPLAENSIRRLERGWVAIMRGEKAASAELRALPHRSPPIAGTGVERLFLAIDEAPSPSR, from the coding sequence ATGCTGCGTGACGAGGCGGCCGCGCCGCCGTCCAGCTCCGCTCGCCGACTGATGCAATCCCGCTCCATCTGCCTATTGCCGCGAGAATTGGAGCCGCGGATCGCCGAAGCGTTGGATGCGATGAGTCTCGCGCAGCCTCTGCGGTTGCGCGTGACCGGCGCGGAGGAGACGCTGCCGCGCGCGCTCCTCGACGCTCTCGACGAGGCGGCCCTCGCGCCGAAGTGGCTCGCCGAATGGTTGGCGAGCGACGTTATGCGCCTCGCGCGTCTCTATCGTGAGGCGACGCGGGCCGGAGAGCTGCGCGTAAGGCTGGAGACGATCGCGGATGACGCCTGCCGGCTGTTCCACGTCGATTTCGTGCGCTTTCGGCTCGTGACCACCTATCGCGGTCCGGGTACGCAATGGGTCGCGCCGGGGCCGGACGCCGATCCGCTCGCGGAGAATTCGATTCGGCGGCTCGAGCGCGGCTGGGTCGCGATCATGCGCGGCGAAAAGGCGGCGAGCGCCGAGCTTCGCGCCCTTCCGCATCGATCGCCGCCGATCGCCGGG